One genomic segment of Ferrimonas sp. YFM includes these proteins:
- a CDS encoding efflux RND transporter periplasmic adaptor subunit — MKKTIVAGIVFALGVAGAIYHKETSKSDGARGKPRGTPSVVVTQVAAESMRREVEALGTVKARESVVMSVKVTEKVEAVHFDDGQRVEAGTLLLTLSDGEQQAKLRAARANLLEQQREYNRIKDLVLAKTIASSELDRLATSVDVAKATLAQYQAELDARYLRAPFSGVLGFREVSPGTLVTPGTEVTTLDDIQVVKLDFPVPERFLAQLNPGRNVEATAAAFPERVFTGTVVSVDSRVDPVTRSVVVRANIDNPDLALRPGMLMTLKLITEQRDTLVVPEESIIPLQQRHYLFVVTADNRIEQREVEVGLRTRGRAEILSGVSAGETVVTRGIMKVRPGQEVNTRSGEPFTVRGAE; from the coding sequence ATGAAAAAAACCATAGTTGCCGGAATCGTCTTCGCCCTCGGTGTGGCAGGTGCGATCTATCACAAAGAGACCAGCAAGAGCGACGGCGCCCGGGGCAAGCCCAGGGGCACCCCCTCTGTGGTGGTGACCCAGGTGGCGGCCGAGTCGATGCGCCGCGAAGTGGAGGCTCTGGGTACCGTCAAGGCCCGTGAGTCTGTGGTGATGTCGGTCAAGGTCACCGAAAAGGTGGAGGCGGTCCACTTCGACGACGGCCAACGGGTGGAGGCCGGCACTCTGCTGCTGACCCTGAGCGACGGCGAGCAGCAGGCCAAGCTGCGCGCCGCCCGGGCCAACCTGCTGGAACAGCAGCGGGAGTACAACCGCATCAAGGACCTGGTGCTGGCCAAGACCATCGCCAGTTCGGAACTGGACCGGCTGGCTACCTCGGTGGATGTGGCCAAGGCCACCTTGGCTCAGTATCAGGCGGAGCTGGATGCCCGCTATCTGCGCGCCCCCTTCTCCGGTGTCCTGGGTTTTCGCGAGGTCAGCCCGGGCACCCTGGTGACCCCGGGGACCGAAGTGACCACCCTGGATGACATCCAGGTGGTGAAGCTGGACTTCCCGGTGCCTGAGCGTTTCCTGGCTCAGCTCAACCCCGGTCGCAATGTGGAAGCCACGGCGGCCGCTTTCCCCGAGCGGGTGTTCACCGGTACCGTGGTCAGCGTCGACAGCCGGGTGGATCCGGTGACCCGCTCCGTGGTGGTGCGGGCCAACATCGACAATCCGGACCTGGCCCTGCGCCCCGGCATGCTGATGACCCTGAAGTTGATCACCGAACAGCGGGATACTCTGGTGGTGCCGGAGGAATCCATCATCCCTCTGCAGCAGCGTCACTACCTGTTCGTGGTGACCGCGGACAATCGCATCGAGCAGCGTGAGGTGGAAGTGGGCCTGCGCACCCGGGGCCGGGCGGAGATCCTCTCCGGAGTCAGCGCCGGAGAGACCGTGGTGACTCGCGGCATCATGAAGGTGCGCCCGGGACAGGAGGTGAACACCCGTAGCGGTGAGCCCTTCACTGTGCGGGGTGCCGAGTAA